The nucleotide sequence CCGGAGTGCATGACATTTCCTTCGTTTCAGGAAAAGAGTGTTCATCATTGGTCTGCTTGTCATGCGGACATGAAAGGAGAGAAGACAGGTGCTGACAGTCAGCCGGATCACAAAGTTTTACAGGGATCATAACGTTCTTAAAGACGTTTCTCTCACTGTTCAGGAAGGGAAGTGCCTCGGGCTGATAGGCGAAAGCGGTAGCGGCAAAAGTACGCTTGCAAAGCTGATAGTTGGACTTGATTCAGCTGACAGCGGAGAGATCACAATAAACGGAATTGTGCTGAGGGAACAAAAGGGAAAATATCTTAAGAAAATAAGGCGTCACATTGGGGTTGTATTTCAGGATTCTCATGCTTCACTGAACCCCAAACTGCCTATTTGGAAAACGGTCGCAGAGCCGCTTGAAAACTATCCGGAAGCTGTTCCTGATTACTTATCTGACGTAAAAGCGGACAGAAAAAAAATGGCGCTGCACCTTATAAAAAAAGTTGGCTTGAGCGAAAGGCACCTGGATTGTTACCCGCATCAGCTCAGCGGTGGCCAGAGACAGCGCGCAGCCATTGCCCGGGCAATCAGCATTGAACCAAAACTTCTCATCTTGGATGAACCAACGTCAAGCCTTGATGTATCTGTCCAGGCGCAAATATTGAACCTGCTCAAGGAGCTGAAGGAAGAGCTCGGCATGTCGTTTCTGTTTATCTCCCACGACATAGCTGCCGTCCGGTTTATGAGCGATCAAATCTGTGTGTTGAAGGACGGTAATCTGCTTGATGTCTTTTCTCCAGCAGAGCTCTTTGAGGACAAACGTCACCCATACACGAAGCAACTTACAGATGCTGGTTACTGCCGGTCTTTCACCTGAATATTAGGGGGTAAGGGCCGTTAGTAGATGTCGTATATCTAGGAAATAAGTATTTCAGAAAAGAAGCTGATGTCCGGTAAAGGCGTTGCTTAAAAACGGTCGATTCGTTATACTGTTCACATTGATTATACATATGTCCGTACAGTGAGCACATGCGGGCCGAGGAGGATTCAGTGTGATAGGAAGATTATTGATTTCATGTGAGGACCGCCCGGGTATTGTTGCAGCGGTTTCACGTTTTTTAGCTGATGAGGGAGCCAACATTATTCACTCGGATCAGCATTCTACCGACCCGGTCGGCGGTCTTTTTTTTATGAGAATTGAATTTCAGCTTCATGGCATTGAAGATCAGATAAGTGAACTGAGAAACCGGTTTGAGCAGACGGCAGCGGCGTTTCAAATGAAATGGCGGATGTCCTGCGCGAGTGATAAAAAGAAGATCGCCATCTTTGTTTCAAAAGAAGATCACTGTCTTCAGGATCTGCTGCAGCGGTACCGCCTCGGCGAACTTGCTGCAGAAATAGCCATGATTGTCAGCAACCATAATGAAATGCGGGAAATTGTTGAGCCGTTCGGAATTCCTTATCACCATGTGCAGGCAACGAAGGAAACAAGAGAAGAGGCGGCAAAAACACATCTTGAACTTTTGGAAGATGCAGGTGTGGATACCATTGTTCTGGCGAGATACATGCAGATTATTCCCCCTGTTATGATTGAACGTTTTAAGAACCGGATTATTAACATTCATCATTCATTCCTGCCTGCCTTTGTTGGAGGCAAACCTTATAATCAAGCCTATGACCGCGGCGTGAAAATTATCGGGGCAACCGCCCATTATGTAACAGAAGAGCTTGACCAGGGTCCAATCATTGAGCAGGATGTTGAGCGGGTAAGCCACAGATATCAGATTAAGGATCTGAAACGGGTTGGAAGAGACGTTGAAAAGCTTGTGCTGTCACGCGCCGTAGGGTGGCATCTGGATGATAAGGTACTCGTTTATGAAAATAAAACGGTAGTATTTCCCTGAAAAACTAACGAAAGATCAGTCGATTGCAGACTGGTCTCTTTTTTTTTGCTGTTTTCGCATTAATTTGAATACGGGCCCTGAGCAAAGTAATTGACCCTATTCTTCAAGAGGAGTATCGTTGTCTGCGTTAACTTCTATATAGCTTATTTCTCTGTTTTGCAGAGCTGCTAAAGAAAGAATGCTTCAAAAAATAGACCCATGAAGGAGAATGCGATATGGAAAACTATCAAGAACTTACAGCAAAACAACAGTCATTTTTCCGAAGCGGGAAAACGAAGGATGTTCAATTCCGAATCCAGACACTGACTAAACTGAAAGAGCTTATCATAAGCAATGAACAGGAGATTCTTGACGCCTTGAAAGCTGATCTGAATAAACCTGAAGTTGAAGCGAAGCGCGCAGAGATAAGCCTTGTTTTGAGTGAAATAGATTTTATGGCCGAGAATGTAACTTCCTGGTCTGCACCGAAGAAAGCAGATACCCCGTCTACACATGAAGGGGCAGAAAGCTTTATCTTATCAGAACCGTATGGATCAGCACTTATTATTGCCCCTTGGAACTATCCATTCCAGCTTGCCGTCAATCCGCTTGCTGGCGCGGTAGCAGCGGGAAACTGTGCGGTGCTGAAACCTTCTGAGCTTACACCACGCACATCAGGACTTTTGGCAAAGCTCATTAATGACAACTTCCCGGAGGAATATTTGCGAGTGGTAGAAGGGGAAGTCGAAACGAGTACAGCTCTGTTAAAAGAGAAATTTGACTATATTTTCTTTACCGGCAGTACAGGAGTGGGGAAAATTGTCGCAAAAGCAGCCGCAGAGCATTTAACGCCTGTGACACTTGAACTCGGAGGCAAAAGTCCGGCTATTGTCCACGACGATGCTGATTTGGATCAGGCGGCTGCACGAATTGCCGGAGGGAAATTCATGAATGCCGGCCAAACATGCGTGGCACCCGACTATATTTTAGTAAAGAGCGAAGTGAAAGATCAGCTGATAGCGAAGATAAAAGAAGCTATTACAAAGACATATGGCGAAAATGTGCCGGGAGATGAGTATCCGCATGTGGTAAGTGAAAGACACTTTGACCGGCTGCAAGCATTTCTGGAAAGCGGAAACGCAGTTGCAGGAGGCAAATCCGACAAATCACGTTTATTCATTGAACCGACAATTCTTGACAATGTTTCTTGGGAAGATTCTGTGATGCAGGATGAAATCTTTGGGCCCATCCTGCCTGTTCTTGTATACGATGAACTTCCGGAGGCCATTGAAATGATTGCCGAGCGCCCAAAACCGCTGGCTCTGTATCTTTTCTCTGAAAATGAAAACATTCAAAATGAAGTGCTGCATAACCTGTCATTCGGCGGCGGTGCAATCAACGATACCATCAGCCACATGACGTCTCATTACCTCCCATTCGGCGGTGTTGGAGACAGCGGCATGGGTGCCTACCACGGCCGAGCGAGCTTTGATACGTTTACACATTCTAAGAGTATTCTTAGACGCTCCTTTAAGTAATGTTTATAGACAAAAGTACCTCAAGCCTGCAGAGAGAAATATATTCCTCTGCAGGCTTTTCATTTAGATATAGAAAATGTATAATGATTATAAATCGTATTTATTACGATTTGGGTTGACTCTCATCGAAACCGGGGTGCTGAGATTGAATGAAAAAGGAATGAACGTCCTTGCAAAGGGAATCATTGCAGGTCTATCTGAGACGAAACGAACAGTTTATCAATATATAGAGAGCAGAGAAGATGAACTTGCGTCTCAATGCGAAACAAAAGAACAATTTCTGAACATGCTCGTAAAAGTGTCGCCTTATCATGAAGCAGCGAACAGGTTTAGTATAAGTGCTGAAGAAGTTTACCGGCTGATGAAGGAAACAGAAGCCGAAATCAACAAAAAGCTAGAACAGAAACTGAGTACTTATAAATGGATCGACTGTACAGAGCGAATGGAAAATGGATCAGAAAACAACAAAAAGCATTACCTCTTTCTAGCATAAATGTGCGGAAACAGTATGGTTTTTAAATCGTAATAATTACGAAAAAGAAGGGTTGAATGGATATGGCCAAAAAGTCAAAAGTGGCAAAAGAAAAAAAGCGACAGGAGCTTGTTGAAAAATACCGGGAACTGCGTGCAGAATTAGAGCAAAACAGAGATATTGAAGCATTGCGCAGGCTGCCGCGTGATTCTTCCCCGACACGCCTGAAAAACCGCTGCGAGGTAACAGGGAGACCCAGAGGGTATTTGCGTAAATTTAAGCTCTCGAGAATTGCCTTCCGCGAGCTTGCGCATAAAGGACAGCTTCCCGGTGTGAAAAAATCAAGCTGGTAAGATAGAACTCTGATAATAGGTGACTGAAGCATACCATTTGCCGTGGTATGCTTTTTATTTGTTTATGCCAAAAAAGATTGCATCTATTTTCAATAAAAGTACAACTTAAATAAATAAAAATTTATTGTAAAACAATAAATAACGTGGTACAGTCTAATTGAAAATATATATGCGAGGTGCTTTTTATGAAACGGGGAACAACGCTCTTTCTAAAGGCAGCGATCATCCTGATTGGTCTTCCTGTCATTGCTTTGTGTATCTTTTTAGTACCCGAAATTGGGAATTTTGCAGCAGAGTTGTATCCTGAACAGACTTATCTAAAATATCTGGTGCTTATCGTTCTGTATGCAACGGCAGTTCCATTTTACTTTGCTCTATATCAATCGTTTCACCTTTTAAATTTAATTGACAGAAATCATGCCTTCTCGGATTTTGCCGTCGAAGCTTTAAAGAAAATCAAATACAGCGCCTTCAGTTTCAGTGCCCTTTATGTGCTTGGCATGCCGCTCTTTTACCTCATGGCGGAGAGGGACGATGCACCGGGCATCATATTAATCGGAATGGTCATGGTCTTTGCATCCTTTGTGGTTGCGGTTTTTGCTGCTGTCCTGCAGAAGCTGTTAAAAGAGGCGATTGATATCAAATCAGAAAATGATTTAACGGTCTGAGGTGAATAATATGGCGATTATTATAAATATTGATGTCATGCTGGCCAAAAGAAAAATGAGCGTAACAGAACTTTCTGAGAGAGTAGGGATTACAATGGCTAACCTTTCTATTTTAAAAAATGGCAAGGCAAAAGCTGTAAGGCTCTCCACTTTGGAGGGGATCTGCAAGGCGCTCGACTGTCAGCCGGGAGATATTCTGGAATACCGGAGTGACGAAGATGGCGAGTAAACAGGAGGTATTTCAAGCTCGGGAAAACTCACTTGGAGCCTTCATCTCAAGAGGAATCGCACAGCTCTTTCACTTTGGATGGCAGCAGGCTCTGTCCTGTCTGTTTCCTGTTGTCATCTTTGCTTCCCTTGCTTTGACACAGGTTATCCCGCTTCCGTTTCTTCCAAGGTATGACTGGCTGCTTGTGATTTGTCTTGTCATGCAGTGGCTGATGCTGAAATCAGGGCTTGAAACGAAGGATGAACTGAAAGTCATTACACTGTTTCATATCATCGGGCTTGCCCTTGAACTTTTCAAGGTGCATATGGGCTCCTGGTCATATCCTGAGGAAGGATATTCCAAGGTTTTTGGTGTTCCGCTATACAGCGGATTTATGTACGCAAGTGTAGCGAGCTACTTATGCCAGGCTTGGAGGCGTCTTGAAGTTGAGCTGATAAAATGGCCCTCGCTTTGGGCAGTCGTGCCGCTTGCAGCTGCCATCTATTTGAATTTTTTCACCCATCACTTCTGGATTGACGTTAGGTGGTGGCTGTCCGGACTGGTCATTCTTGTTTTCTGGCAGTCCTGGGTTTCTTATGAGGTGAACGGAACCAGGTACCGCATGCCGCTTGCTCTCTCTTTTGTTCTGATCGGCTTTTTCATATGGATTGCCGAGAATATTGCCACCTATTTTGGAGCCTGGAAGTATCCCAATCAAACGGAAGCATGGAGCCTTGTTCATTTAGGAAAGGTCAGTTCATGGCTGCTGCTTGTGATAGTCAGCTTTCTAATTGTGGCCGTGCTGAAGCAGATCAAGGGAGATTCCAGCGGAAAAGAAAGAGTCATGCATAATGAGGAGAG is from Bacillus sp. FSL H8-0547 and encodes:
- a CDS encoding dipeptide/oligopeptide/nickel ABC transporter ATP-binding protein — encoded protein: MLTVSRITKFYRDHNVLKDVSLTVQEGKCLGLIGESGSGKSTLAKLIVGLDSADSGEITINGIVLREQKGKYLKKIRRHIGVVFQDSHASLNPKLPIWKTVAEPLENYPEAVPDYLSDVKADRKKMALHLIKKVGLSERHLDCYPHQLSGGQRQRAAIARAISIEPKLLILDEPTSSLDVSVQAQILNLLKELKEELGMSFLFISHDIAAVRFMSDQICVLKDGNLLDVFSPAELFEDKRHPYTKQLTDAGYCRSFT
- the purU gene encoding formyltetrahydrofolate deformylase, producing the protein MIGRLLISCEDRPGIVAAVSRFLADEGANIIHSDQHSTDPVGGLFFMRIEFQLHGIEDQISELRNRFEQTAAAFQMKWRMSCASDKKKIAIFVSKEDHCLQDLLQRYRLGELAAEIAMIVSNHNEMREIVEPFGIPYHHVQATKETREEAAKTHLELLEDAGVDTIVLARYMQIIPPVMIERFKNRIINIHHSFLPAFVGGKPYNQAYDRGVKIIGATAHYVTEELDQGPIIEQDVERVSHRYQIKDLKRVGRDVEKLVLSRAVGWHLDDKVLVYENKTVVFP
- a CDS encoding aldehyde dehydrogenase; its protein translation is MENYQELTAKQQSFFRSGKTKDVQFRIQTLTKLKELIISNEQEILDALKADLNKPEVEAKRAEISLVLSEIDFMAENVTSWSAPKKADTPSTHEGAESFILSEPYGSALIIAPWNYPFQLAVNPLAGAVAAGNCAVLKPSELTPRTSGLLAKLINDNFPEEYLRVVEGEVETSTALLKEKFDYIFFTGSTGVGKIVAKAAAEHLTPVTLELGGKSPAIVHDDADLDQAAARIAGGKFMNAGQTCVAPDYILVKSEVKDQLIAKIKEAITKTYGENVPGDEYPHVVSERHFDRLQAFLESGNAVAGGKSDKSRLFIEPTILDNVSWEDSVMQDEIFGPILPVLVYDELPEAIEMIAERPKPLALYLFSENENIQNEVLHNLSFGGGAINDTISHMTSHYLPFGGVGDSGMGAYHGRASFDTFTHSKSILRRSFK
- the rpsN gene encoding 30S ribosomal protein S14: MAKKSKVAKEKKRQELVEKYRELRAELEQNRDIEALRRLPRDSSPTRLKNRCEVTGRPRGYLRKFKLSRIAFRELAHKGQLPGVKKSSW
- a CDS encoding DUF2975 domain-containing protein; protein product: MKRGTTLFLKAAIILIGLPVIALCIFLVPEIGNFAAELYPEQTYLKYLVLIVLYATAVPFYFALYQSFHLLNLIDRNHAFSDFAVEALKKIKYSAFSFSALYVLGMPLFYLMAERDDAPGIILIGMVMVFASFVVAVFAAVLQKLLKEAIDIKSENDLTV
- a CDS encoding helix-turn-helix transcriptional regulator codes for the protein MAIIINIDVMLAKRKMSVTELSERVGITMANLSILKNGKAKAVRLSTLEGICKALDCQPGDILEYRSDEDGE
- a CDS encoding DUF817 domain-containing protein; translation: MASKQEVFQARENSLGAFISRGIAQLFHFGWQQALSCLFPVVIFASLALTQVIPLPFLPRYDWLLVICLVMQWLMLKSGLETKDELKVITLFHIIGLALELFKVHMGSWSYPEEGYSKVFGVPLYSGFMYASVASYLCQAWRRLEVELIKWPSLWAVVPLAAAIYLNFFTHHFWIDVRWWLSGLVILVFWQSWVSYEVNGTRYRMPLALSFVLIGFFIWIAENIATYFGAWKYPNQTEAWSLVHLGKVSSWLLLVIVSFLIVAVLKQIKGDSSGKERVMHNEERVPA